In the Cytophagales bacterium genome, one interval contains:
- a CDS encoding amidohydrolase family protein, which yields MRRKFILPPFFLFFSFFILAQSQWDINNPVEPFKEISINTDEGTWMNLDVSPDGSQIVFDLLGDIYLLPVSGGKAQLLRGGHAFEIQPRFSPDGKSISFTSDAGGGDNIWTMNIDGSDAKQVTKESFRLLNNAVWTPDGDFMIARKHFTSQRSLGAGELWMYHRTGGNGVQLTKRKNDQQDTGEPVVSPDGRYVYFSEDVYPGGFFRYNKNPNSQIYVIKRYDRTTGATEIIVNGPGGAVRPQLSPDGKKLSFVRRVRTKSVLYIRDLASGTQRPVFDQLSKDQQEAWAIFGVYTNYNWMPDNKHVIIWAGGKINKVNTETGESIIIPFDATATHKITDAVQFKVDPDPDNFDAKVIRGAKLSPDGKTLVFNAAGYLYSMKFPKGKAKRLTNTLDLEFEPNFSPDGKTVIFVTWNDEAKGKIMQVAASGGIPVEVTSEKGIYRQPSYSPDGSKIVYYKEAGNGAMGHAYTVKPGIYWMNAGGGTPNFVNNDGQFPSFNETGERIYYQKGGFLFGALDKSYKSVNLQGAEERTHFHSKYANQFVLSPDNKWLAFGELYHVYVMPFADHGKVFELSGTQKAVPMTKVSDDAGINLQWSGDGQKLNWTLGNQHYSVPLKEAFTFLEGSPDSIGEIEKTITKINLQLDTDRPEGLVAFTNAKIITMKGEEVIENGTVLVDGNRIKSVGANVDIPNSATVIDASGKVIMPGIIDTHAHLNAFRYGLSPQKEWPYYANLAFGITATHDPSSNSEMSLSQSEMVKSGSMVGPRVYSTGTILYGADGDFKAVVNSEDDAQFAIRRTKGYGAFSIKSYNQPRREQRQQIIKAARDQEIMVYPEGGSTFFHNLTMILDGHTSIEHNLPVAPLYKDVLELWQASKTANTPTLIVNYAGMTGEYYWYQTSNVWENEHLLKYTPRGIIDSRSRHRTMVPMEEFENGHILTSKSLKDLVDRNVRVCVGGHGQLQGLGVHWEMWMLQQGGMTNYEALRAATIHGADYIGMGDDLGSIEVGKLADIIVLDKDPLADIQNSQYVTHVMINGRLYDTSTMNEIGNYNKPRGKFYWEIDGHNDNFDWHSEAHGFSRPHCVCGN from the coding sequence ATGAGACGGAAGTTCATCCTCCCCCCATTTTTTCTATTTTTCAGCTTTTTCATCCTTGCCCAATCCCAGTGGGACATCAACAATCCGGTTGAACCCTTCAAAGAAATTTCAATTAACACTGATGAAGGTACCTGGATGAATCTGGACGTAAGTCCTGATGGCTCTCAAATTGTATTTGATTTACTGGGAGACATCTATTTATTGCCAGTTTCCGGAGGCAAGGCACAACTACTTCGTGGTGGCCATGCTTTTGAAATTCAACCTCGGTTTTCTCCTGACGGAAAATCGATCTCCTTCACCAGTGATGCCGGTGGTGGCGACAACATCTGGACCATGAACATCGATGGCTCTGATGCTAAACAAGTCACTAAGGAAAGTTTTCGTTTGCTAAACAATGCGGTCTGGACTCCTGATGGTGACTTCATGATCGCTCGAAAGCACTTCACTTCCCAGCGCTCACTAGGTGCAGGCGAACTATGGATGTACCACCGAACGGGTGGCAATGGTGTACAACTCACCAAAAGAAAAAATGACCAACAAGATACAGGAGAGCCAGTAGTTAGTCCTGATGGACGGTATGTCTATTTCAGTGAGGATGTTTACCCTGGTGGCTTTTTTCGGTACAACAAAAATCCTAATAGTCAGATCTATGTGATCAAAAGATATGATCGAACAACTGGAGCAACTGAAATCATCGTGAATGGACCAGGAGGTGCGGTCAGGCCCCAACTTTCTCCCGATGGCAAGAAGCTTTCTTTTGTGAGAAGGGTGCGTACAAAATCCGTTTTGTATATCCGTGACCTGGCTTCAGGGACTCAACGCCCGGTTTTTGACCAATTGTCAAAGGATCAACAAGAAGCCTGGGCCATCTTCGGGGTTTACACCAATTACAACTGGATGCCAGACAACAAACATGTCATCATTTGGGCCGGGGGCAAGATCAACAAAGTGAACACCGAAACAGGAGAAAGTATCATTATCCCTTTCGATGCGACAGCCACACACAAAATCACAGATGCGGTACAATTTAAAGTAGATCCTGATCCGGATAATTTCGATGCAAAGGTGATCCGTGGAGCAAAGCTTTCACCTGATGGTAAGACGCTGGTCTTCAACGCTGCAGGATATCTCTATTCCATGAAATTCCCGAAAGGAAAAGCGAAAAGACTAACCAATACTTTAGACCTGGAATTTGAACCCAACTTCTCCCCTGATGGAAAAACGGTAATTTTCGTGACCTGGAACGATGAAGCCAAAGGTAAGATCATGCAGGTAGCTGCTTCTGGTGGTATTCCGGTTGAAGTGACCAGTGAAAAAGGCATCTACCGACAGCCGTCCTACTCACCCGACGGGTCGAAAATCGTGTACTACAAAGAAGCTGGCAATGGAGCCATGGGCCACGCATACACGGTAAAACCCGGCATCTACTGGATGAATGCAGGTGGTGGCACACCGAACTTTGTGAACAATGATGGCCAGTTTCCTTCCTTCAACGAGACAGGCGAACGCATCTACTATCAAAAAGGGGGATTCCTCTTTGGAGCCTTGGACAAAAGTTACAAAAGTGTGAACCTGCAAGGTGCTGAAGAGCGGACGCATTTCCACTCGAAATATGCCAATCAATTCGTACTGAGCCCAGACAATAAGTGGCTGGCATTCGGAGAATTATACCACGTATATGTGATGCCTTTCGCCGATCATGGAAAAGTTTTCGAACTGTCTGGCACACAAAAAGCAGTCCCAATGACCAAAGTTTCGGATGATGCGGGCATCAATTTGCAATGGTCGGGAGATGGTCAAAAGCTGAACTGGACGCTGGGCAATCAGCATTATTCTGTACCGCTGAAAGAAGCATTTACCTTCCTGGAAGGCTCACCGGATAGCATCGGTGAAATCGAAAAAACCATCACCAAAATCAATTTACAACTGGACACAGACCGCCCAGAAGGATTGGTGGCTTTCACTAATGCAAAAATCATCACCATGAAAGGTGAAGAGGTGATTGAAAACGGAACGGTGCTAGTCGATGGCAATCGCATCAAGTCTGTTGGAGCGAATGTTGATATTCCTAACTCAGCTACCGTGATCGATGCTTCGGGTAAAGTGATCATGCCAGGGATCATCGATACGCATGCCCATCTCAATGCCTTCCGATATGGCTTGAGTCCCCAAAAGGAGTGGCCATATTACGCCAACCTTGCTTTTGGCATCACAGCTACTCATGATCCTTCTTCTAATTCAGAAATGTCCCTTTCTCAATCGGAAATGGTAAAATCCGGAAGCATGGTAGGTCCTCGGGTTTATTCTACCGGCACTATTCTGTACGGTGCTGATGGTGATTTCAAGGCAGTGGTCAACAGTGAGGATGATGCACAATTTGCCATTCGCAGAACCAAAGGTTATGGTGCTTTCAGTATCAAAAGTTATAACCAACCGCGTCGAGAGCAACGCCAGCAAATCATCAAAGCCGCCAGGGATCAGGAGATCATGGTATATCCTGAAGGAGGGTCTACCTTCTTTCACAACCTGACAATGATCCTGGATGGTCATACAAGTATCGAGCATAACCTTCCGGTAGCTCCTCTCTACAAAGACGTATTGGAACTTTGGCAGGCCAGTAAAACAGCGAACACGCCTACCCTCATCGTGAATTATGCAGGAATGACCGGGGAATACTACTGGTACCAAACCTCCAACGTTTGGGAGAATGAGCACTTGCTGAAGTACACCCCTCGTGGGATCATTGACAGCCGTTCACGTCATCGTACAATGGTACCGATGGAAGAATTTGAAAACGGACATATTCTGACGTCCAAATCACTCAAAGACCTGGTGGATCGGAATGTAAGGGTTTGTGTCGGCGGACACGGCCAGTTGCAAGGACTCGGCGTTCACTGGGAAATGTGGATGTTGCAGCAAGGTGGCATGACCAACTACGAGGCGTTGCGAGCGGCCACTATTCACGGCGCCGATTACATTGGCATGGGCGATGACCTTGGATCTATTGAAGTGGGCAAGCTGGCAGACATCATTGTATTGGACAAAGATCCGCTGGCGGATATCCAAAACTCACAATATGTGACGCATGTCATGATCAATGGCCGGCTGTATGATACTTCTACGATGAATGAAATTGGCAACTACAACAAGCCTCGGGGTAAGTTCTATTGGGAGATTGATGGTCACAATGACAACTTCGATTGGCACAGCGAAGCACATGGCTTCAGCCGACCGCATTGTGTTTGTGGGAATTGA
- a CDS encoding bifunctional metallophosphatase/5'-nucleotidase, with amino-acid sequence MPRISLFLTLFAVVFSCCGPSSQKVEFYILQMNDVYEIAPLEGGKVGGVARVATVLDSLKAINPNTISLLSGDFLSPSLIGTLKYQGQKIAGLQMVEALNVLGLDYVGFGNHEFDVKEHEVQQQIDRSAFTWISSNTFHRVNGQAETWTQRGTALPAFIAKEFKNDSGASVRIGLIGINVDFNKKDYVSYNSNYAEAGKAVLEKYKDAYDVPIAITHLEVYQDKAFSEALPQIPLLLGGHDHVNMSVPVGKAVITKADANAKTVYIHRCTYDQSTKELSIESTLKPITDKVKAKPAVQAIVDKWTKIAEESMLEMGYDPGKVVYSTSEMLDGREKSIRNEPTNLGDMIAQSIYVLQSGLDFAVYNSGSIRLDDQLIGDITQTDILRTLPFGGELVVATMRGSEVQKMLQIGFEKNKGIGGYFQSAKITVQPDGFLIDGKAIVSNKIYTFIAPAFLMSGKEANLDFLKDVSSNQPAEFGNVKNDFRDAVIAYMSNLSGQ; translated from the coding sequence ATGCCACGAATATCATTATTTCTAACGCTGTTTGCAGTAGTATTTTCCTGTTGCGGCCCATCTTCTCAGAAAGTTGAGTTCTATATCCTGCAAATGAATGACGTCTATGAAATAGCACCATTAGAAGGAGGAAAAGTAGGAGGAGTAGCGCGTGTAGCCACTGTTCTGGATTCATTAAAAGCGATCAATCCCAATACGATCAGTTTACTCTCCGGAGATTTTCTGAGTCCTTCTTTGATTGGAACTTTGAAATATCAAGGACAAAAAATAGCAGGATTACAGATGGTCGAAGCATTGAATGTGCTTGGCCTGGATTATGTCGGGTTTGGAAATCACGAGTTCGATGTAAAAGAACATGAAGTCCAGCAACAGATTGATCGATCTGCATTCACATGGATATCCAGTAATACGTTTCATCGGGTCAATGGTCAGGCAGAGACCTGGACACAGCGAGGAACAGCATTGCCAGCATTCATTGCAAAAGAATTTAAGAATGATTCAGGCGCATCTGTAAGGATCGGTTTGATTGGTATCAATGTTGACTTCAACAAAAAAGACTATGTTTCCTATAATAGTAATTATGCTGAAGCAGGAAAAGCCGTACTCGAAAAGTACAAAGACGCTTATGATGTGCCAATAGCAATTACACATCTCGAAGTATACCAGGACAAAGCATTTTCAGAGGCGTTGCCGCAAATTCCATTGCTCCTTGGGGGGCATGATCACGTCAATATGTCCGTGCCGGTTGGTAAGGCAGTGATCACCAAAGCAGATGCAAATGCCAAGACTGTATACATTCATCGATGCACGTATGATCAAAGCACGAAGGAGTTGTCCATTGAATCCACTTTGAAGCCAATTACCGATAAAGTAAAAGCAAAACCTGCTGTGCAAGCCATAGTAGACAAGTGGACAAAGATTGCAGAAGAAAGTATGTTAGAAATGGGGTATGATCCCGGTAAAGTAGTTTACTCGACATCCGAAATGTTGGATGGGCGTGAAAAAAGCATCCGTAATGAACCAACGAATTTGGGTGATATGATAGCTCAATCCATCTATGTCTTACAATCCGGGCTGGATTTTGCCGTTTATAACAGTGGTTCTATCCGCCTCGATGATCAGTTGATCGGAGATATTACGCAGACGGATATCCTTCGGACCTTACCATTTGGTGGAGAACTGGTTGTCGCGACCATGCGTGGATCAGAGGTACAAAAGATGTTACAAATAGGGTTTGAGAAAAATAAGGGTATTGGTGGCTATTTTCAGTCCGCTAAGATCACCGTCCAGCCAGATGGGTTTTTGATCGATGGGAAGGCGATTGTTTCGAATAAAATCTACACGTTTATTGCTCCGGCTTTTTTGATGTCAGGAAAGGAAGCGAACCTGGATTTTCTTAAAGATGTATCAAGTAATCAGCCTGCGGAATTTGGCAACGTAAAAAATGACTTTCGTGATGCGGTGATTGCTTATATGTCAAATCTAAGTGGTCAATGA
- a CDS encoding OmpA family protein: MNYRQVLLSIMASVSGLWLTSQNLVINPGFEEDRPCPYTYNSNPSKEVVSGWFSTDVGTPDFYHRCSTGDVGVPKNWVSIAEPVSGDAYLGFYVFRAKYQETLHARLSQPLIKDTTYLVGAWVNHGSASEYQIRMLNVSLENTPVQFDVKWQPSQDIDFMCWRIKKPEQLGWKQVQLEYKARGGERFLLIGALEPAVRKTAITWAWNKAYRDEPQMDHAAYYFLDDVYVKPKYGDIPEDTPITIPEPAFTLVLEDINFEFDRWILSDSAQTLLQSWSQELEASTIDRVVISGHTDNAGASDYNLRLSQRRAETVKTYLTNLGWPPELIVVQALGESQPVAPNDTPENRSRNRRVVIDVFELGQL, translated from the coding sequence ATGAACTATCGTCAGGTACTCTTATCGATAATGGCAAGCGTATCTGGCTTATGGTTGACCAGCCAAAACCTGGTCATCAATCCAGGATTTGAGGAAGACAGACCCTGTCCTTATACCTACAATAGCAATCCGTCTAAAGAAGTCGTTTCTGGCTGGTTCAGTACAGATGTGGGGACACCAGACTTTTATCATCGCTGTTCGACTGGAGATGTTGGTGTTCCTAAAAATTGGGTGAGTATTGCGGAACCTGTGAGTGGAGATGCCTACCTGGGTTTCTATGTTTTTCGAGCCAAATATCAGGAGACCTTGCATGCCCGGTTATCCCAGCCATTGATCAAAGACACCACTTACCTTGTAGGTGCCTGGGTCAATCACGGCAGCGCCTCCGAGTATCAGATCAGAATGCTCAACGTAAGTTTAGAGAACACGCCTGTGCAATTCGATGTGAAGTGGCAACCGTCTCAGGACATTGATTTCATGTGTTGGCGGATCAAAAAGCCAGAACAGCTCGGATGGAAACAGGTACAATTGGAATACAAAGCCAGAGGGGGTGAGCGATTTCTACTGATTGGAGCTTTGGAGCCTGCAGTGAGGAAGACCGCAATCACCTGGGCCTGGAACAAAGCTTATAGAGATGAACCTCAAATGGATCATGCGGCTTATTACTTCCTGGATGATGTTTATGTAAAACCGAAATACGGCGATATCCCTGAAGACACTCCAATAACTATCCCTGAACCCGCATTTACCCTGGTACTGGAAGACATCAATTTTGAATTTGACCGATGGATCTTAAGTGATTCGGCGCAGACACTGTTGCAAAGCTGGTCACAGGAATTAGAGGCTTCTACCATTGATCGGGTTGTTATTTCGGGTCATACCGATAATGCTGGAGCTTCCGACTATAATCTGCGTTTGTCACAGCGACGTGCGGAAACAGTAAAGACTTATCTAACAAACCTCGGTTGGCCTCCTGAATTGATTGTGGTGCAGGCATTGGGTGAATCTCAACCCGTTGCCCCAAACGACACACCTGAGAATCGCTCCCGCAATCGTCGGGTGGTGATAGATGTTTTTGAGTTAGGGCAACTTTGA